A genomic region of Plasmodium malariae genome assembly, chromosome: 14 contains the following coding sequences:
- the PmUG01_14065600 gene encoding conserved Plasmodium protein, unknown function, with product MLSKDRDNSKLKYNILSISSNDKDHDVTYLLKNTDVEIYKPWLSEQNCIYPQEFILQIKPAKIKYLEFLSHEYAISRKIEIYISNNNKDFLKAGFFRFNDNASTNYCAKELKYVYLPCSMKCTFVKLRLHSPYHNYLNVHSQIGLYYINIIPEDISLNITSEANTFLKLTSSANKKNKNYNDIKVNNKKALLRKREVTTYSSNLTDNNAAQHFTEEVRLESFKRSYSKCDINKISSLYETLENKIKCFEKIKGECVAKEEFNTANELKKIVNIFISLKNVITFIKGKKKKYVREENYGKAKRLKEKEIKIKIIIKNIEELNIINNCSRKWYYEWLVLYYKELEYYEKEINKIMSNENIKKNSALFDNHKNDNDNDVDLNNILLFICSDNEKKREMGFDLAYKPFEDRDKKYKNFWLNNLESLCLIIKRGISDPYYNIFIKSVVTLEKMLNKFQDYFLKLDNRHDDHFNDKNIKYLKHIISSLLKRLDDSNLDVVDICIKTIMMMLHNNFTSFKNVFSIILSMLFYFFSADVTSEINEKIIVSLMSFYYSLINKYYTSVKNDINLKKVLEIISLFLEVDLESIKQTSLDFFVNIYNTVENRNELFEEFLLNVSYDTKNLIINRVNQEEKENTKTLKNANDEKNENENEKPKKHCLFINNDELLKKNSYLNNNYLNIKEFTSFEHNTEKIDENENVSIGVIRNNNTENCTALNINMKDNRLVDKNSKLTFVENSHLKKEKCPSEIQELQDNSTTENKEYEKVQMVAVNKMKATETDLITISSLHKKEAPINEQVKRESSTKHEEKLTNKSEDVEDSTKIDDEYDETNVPSFTCKYCFKYDEAFTEIGLEKHWIKKCPMLCTCPNCFLIVELVVIYDHFLSECSHNHMYTPCEYCNKIVKKNLLDSHVMNECNGKKTEYLSCYYCSLCIESFDIDIWRAHFLSCSKNPRLQ from the coding sequence ATGCTCTCAAAAGACAGAGACAATtcgaaattaaaatataatatattaagcaTATCATCAAATGATAAAGATCATGATGTTACATAcctattaaaaaatacagatGTGGAAATTTATAAACCATGGCTAAGCGAACAAAATTGTATATACCCGcaagaatttattttacagaTAAAACCagctaaaataaaatatttagaatttTTATCTCATGAATATGCCATAAGTAGGAagattgaaatatatatatctaataacAATAAAGATTTCTTAAAAGCTGGTTTTTTTAGATTTAATGACAACGCTTCAACAAATTATTGTGCTAAAGAacttaaatatgtatatttgccATGTTCCATGAAATGCACATTTGTCAAATTACGGCTTCATAGTCCATATCACAACTATCTAAATGTCCATTCACAAATTGGGTTGTATTACATCAACATAATTCCTGAAGacatttctttaaatattacatCTGAGGCAAATACATTTCTTAAATTAACCTCCTCagctaataaaaaaaataaaaattataatgatattaaggtaaataataaaaaagcacTCTTGCGAAAAAGGGAAGTAACTACGTATAGCTCAAATCTCACTGACAATAATGCTGCACAGCATTTTACAGAAGAAGTACGTTTAGAAAGTTTTAAAAGATCGTATTCTAAATGtgatataaacaaaattagtTCTTTGTATGAAACATTAGAGAACAAGATAAAATgctttgaaaaaataaaaggtgAATGCGTTGCGAAAGAAGAGTTTAATACGGCGAatgaactaaaaaaaattgtaaatatttttatttctttaaaaaatgtaataactttcataaaaggaaaaaaaaagaaatatgtcagagaagaaaattatggaaaagctaaaagattaaaagaaaaagaaataaaaataaaaattataataaagaatatagaagaattgaatataataaataactgTTCAAGAAAATGGTATTATGAATGGCTAGTTTTGTATTATAAAGAACTagaatattatgaaaaagagataaataaaattatgtctaatgaaaatataaaaaaaaattctgcaCTTTTTGATAATCACAAGAATGATAACGATAATGATGTTgacttaaataatattctgTTATTCATTTGTAGCgataacgaaaaaaaaagagagatGGGTTTCGACTTAGCTTACAAACCATTTGAAGATcgagataaaaaatataaaaatttttggcTTAACAATTTAGAATCCTTatgtttaattattaaaagagGAATATCAGATCcgtattataatatatttataaaaagtgtGGTCACTCTAGAAAAAATGCTAAATAAATTCCAAgattactttttaaaattggaTAATAGACATGATGATCATTTTAATGATAAGAACATAAAATAtctaaaacatataatttcttCACTATTGAAACGTTTAGATGATTCTAATTTAGATGTTGTAGACATTtgtataaaaacaataatgatgatgttacataacaattttacttcttttaaaaatgtgttttctattatattatcaatgttgttttattttttttctgccGATGTAACATcagaaataaatgaaaagataATTGTTAGTTTAATGAGCTTTTACTACTCCTTGATTAACAAATACTATACATCTGtgaaaaatgatattaatttaaaaaaagtactcGAAATTATATCTCTTTTTCTTGAAGTAGATCTTGAATCAATAAAACAAACATCTTTggatttttttgttaatatatataatactgtCGAAAATCGTAACGAACTTTTTgaagaatttttattaaatgtttcATATGATACTAAGAATCTTATAATAAATAGAGTGAATCAAGAAGAAAAGGAGAACACGAAAACTTTAAAGAATGCCAATGATGAGAAAaacgaaaatgaaaatgaaaaacccAAAAAACATTGTTTGTTCATAAATAATgatgaattattaaaaaaaaattcttatttaaaCAATAATTATCTTAACATCAAAGAGTTTACATCGTTTGAACATAATACAGAGAAAattgatgaaaatgaaaatgttagTATCGGTGTTATAAGGAATAACAATACAGAAAATTGTACAgctttaaatataaatatgaaagatAATAGACTAGttgataaaaattcaaaattaacTTTTGTGGAAAATAgccatttaaaaaaagaaaaatgtccTAGTGAAATTCAAGAGCTACAAGATAATAGTACCacagaaaataaagaatatgaAAAGGTACAAATGGTTGCagtaaacaaaatgaaagcAACAGAGACCGATCTCATAACCATAAGTAGCTTACATAAGAAGGAGGCCCCCATAAATGAACAAGTAAAACGTGAAAGCAGTACAAAACACGAGGAAAAGTTAACAAATAAAAGTGAAGATGTAGAAGATTCTACAAAGATAGATGATGAATACGACGAAACAAATGTACCTTCATTTACATGTAAATATTGTTTTAAGTATGATGAAGCTTTTACTGAAATAGGTTTAGAGAAGCACTGGATAAAAAAGTGTCCTATGCTTTGTACCTGTCcaaattgttttttaattgttgAATTAGTTGTCATTTATGATCACTTTCTATCTGAGTGTTCGCATAATCATATGTATACACCGTGTGAATACtgtaataaaattgtaaagaaaaatttattagatTCACATGTAATGAATGAATGTAATGGAAAGAAAACTGAATATCTTTcttgttattattgttctCTTTGCATTGAATCATTTGACATAGATATATGGAGAGCTCATTTTTTATCATGTTCTAAAAATCCTAGATTACagtaa